In Danaus plexippus chromosome 14, MEX_DaPlex, whole genome shotgun sequence, a single genomic region encodes these proteins:
- the LOC133319183 gene encoding uncharacterized protein LOC133319183: MYSSNEFLHSAGVSRHMQATGETPTQKTSMKRRSCEVPLGDISSNNFKVSLGDITNDGPNYDCRSLRSTKSEDTRSLRSYRPIDSRSVKNFRSSLADITSYSLSRPPSYDQLSRRSVVEGNDGITSSIEGVLWSDEEENEYFYQENITTAWNQATNTQTTAHIRIGVERGKV; this comes from the exons ATGTACAGCTCAAACGAATTCCTGCACAGCGCAGGCGTGAGTCGTCACATGCAAGCAACTGGTGAAACGCCGACCCAGAAGACGAGCATGAAACGACGTTCGTGTGAAGTGCCTTTAGGTGACATTTCTTCTAACAATTTCAAGGTGTCCCTTGGTGATATAACGAACGATGGTCCAAACTACGATTGTAGGTCGCTGCGATCCACCAAATCTGAAGACACACGATCGCTTAGATCTTATAGGCCCATCGATAGTCGTAGTGTAAAGAACTTTAGATCGTCTTTGGCTGATATTACATCCTATTCTCTATCTCGTCCACCGAGCTACGATCAGTTATCCCGTAGATCTGTGGTGGAAGGTAACGATGGGATAACATCGAGTATTGAAGGTGTGCTCTGGTCGGATGAAGAGGAAAATGAGTACTTCTATCAAGAAAACATCACTACCGCATGGAATCAAG cAACAAATACTCAGACAACTGCTCATATTAGAATTGGTGTTGAAAGAGGGAAAGTATGA